The genomic interval TATAAAAAGCTCTTTAGGCACTACGGGAATGGGGATAGGTTTAAAAGAGGTGACTAACTTTACGATAAAAGACAATACTGTCTTGTACTGTGCTCAGGGAATATATATTGACAGATCTCCATTTGAACCTGACACAAATAACTGGATAGAGAACAATAAAATATTGTACAACTCACAAGCACTTCACTTCCACTCTTTAAGTGAAGACAACATTATTAAAAACAACATAATCATGGGAAATATTGAAGATGTAGTAAATGATGGCAGATCAAGCAGAACTTACAATAATGAGATTAGCCAAAATTACTGGGATAACTACGAAGGCTTTGACAAGAATGGCGATAACATAGGCGATACCCCGCATAAAGTCTATAGATATGCGGATCAGCTCTGGATTCACAACCCTGATGTCAAGTTTTTCTACGGTTCGCCCGTTATCTCTTTGCTAAATTTTTTAGCAAAACTGGCACCATTTACAAAGCCGCTTTTTTTATTTGAAGATGCAAAACCCATAGTTAAGATAGAAGGATAAATTTTGGAAAAAGTCAAAACAGATAAAAGAGAATTTATAAAATACTCTACATTAGGGATATTGGGACTTGTTTTAGGTGGAGGCATGGTATTTAGCCCCTATGTATTAAGAGCGGAGAACAGATTGAGACCGCCAGGGGCAGTGGATGAAAAGAAATTCTTAGCGCTGTGCATAAAGTGCGGTCAATGTCTTCAAGTCTGCCCTTACCACTCTATAAAACTTGCCGATTTCCTCAGCGGTCATGGTGTGGGAACACCGTATATTGATGCAGATGAGAGAGGTTGCTATGCTTGTAGCGCGGTACCTTGTGTTCTTGCATGCCCAAGCGGAGCACTGGATCATCATACTGAAAAACCGGAAGATATCAAGATGGGAATTGCTGTACTAGAGTTTCCGGATACTTGTCTTGCAATAAGCAGTACACCTGTTCCTAAAGGGTACAATGAGAAGATGCATAAATTTACCGACTCTGTAGTAAATATACACGAGTTAGAAGAAAAACTACTCGATAAATTCGATCAGTTTGAGGGCAAGCAGTGTACTTTATGCGCTGATATGTGTCCTATTCCAAATCCGTTAAGTGCTATAGCTATGGTAAGTGACAGTGGCGGCGGAAATAGACCAGAGATCTATGACGGGTGTATAGGATGCGGTGTGTGTCAAGAAGTTTGCCCGACTACGATTGCGTCAATTGTAGTTAAACCAAGAGTAACTTATGAAGAGTACTACTTAAACAAAAAATGAGGCCTTAAATGAAAAATTGTAATTTAAAATCTAAAAGTTTATTATATATTAGCGGGATCTTGTTTCTTGCTCTTTTTACAGGTTGCAGCCAAGAGAGTAATAAAAAAGAGAGTGCAAACGCAGAATCTGCCACGAATAGTTCAAAAACGGGCAATTTACAGAGTATTGAAGTCATTGAAAACAAAAATGCGCTGGCAGTTAAAGTTGAAGAAAAAAAGCATGATAAAAACCAAAGTAAATCATATTACTATGACTACAATATACAGAGTGAATATGATCTAAACTCTATACCTGCCAATGAGGATGCTTCGGTGAGAACAAAGCCAAGAACTGCCGTTGATGCAAATATATATGTTAGAAGCCCTTATGAAAACGTACAGGTTTCAATGCTTGTAAAACAGCTAAGCAAAGAGTTTATCGTAAAATGTTCTGCTTGTCACAATGACTATGCAAACGGTGTTATAGGTCCCTCTCTTCTTGGAAAAGACTCTGGGTATATTTTTAATAAAATTGCAGAGTTTAAAAAGGACTCATCTAAAAATGTATTAATGAACGGTCTTATCAGCCAAATGGATGATGAAGAGATAAGAAAACTTGCCAATGAAATATACGAATTTAACAAAATGATAAATGAGATGAGGAAGTAAGTATGAAAAATACGATAGCAGCAATAGCAACAATCTTAGTATTTGGTCTAATGGCATGGACATTCTCAAAAGGAGGAGCTTACCATGGCGGTGAACACGCCAAAGGGATAGGAAGCTTTACAGATGCAACTGTTACAACACAAGTGACACCGGCAGAAAAAAGTGATGAGGAAAAAGATGCAGAGCAAATAAAAGCACTAAAAGAAAAAGCAGGAAATATCGGAAACTTCAAAGTAAGTGATGAGTACAAAAGTAAATGTGCAGCATGTCATGGAGCAAACGGTTCTGGTGAACAAGACGGTAGAAAACTTATGGGACCAAAACTTTATGGTCAAAGTGCCGATAAGATATACAAAGACTTAACCGATTTTAAAGCAAATAGAAAAGAGAATGTAATCATGAGAGGATTACTAATTAACACCAGTGAAGAAGAGCTAAGAAAATTTGCAGATGAAATTGGAGAATTTCCCTCACGCGCAGCTCAGAGTAATCAATAATGTTTAACGACCAGCTGTAAAAAATGGAGTTTTAAATGGATAAGTACAATAACAGAGAAACGATTAAACACTCTTCGTTTTGGTCAACATTTTTTGATAGAACAAAAGATGGTAAAAAAAAGTTTAGTTA from Sulfurimonas crateris carries:
- a CDS encoding 4Fe-4S dicluster domain-containing protein, which encodes MEKVKTDKREFIKYSTLGILGLVLGGGMVFSPYVLRAENRLRPPGAVDEKKFLALCIKCGQCLQVCPYHSIKLADFLSGHGVGTPYIDADERGCYACSAVPCVLACPSGALDHHTEKPEDIKMGIAVLEFPDTCLAISSTPVPKGYNEKMHKFTDSVVNIHELEEKLLDKFDQFEGKQCTLCADMCPIPNPLSAIAMVSDSGGGNRPEIYDGCIGCGVCQEVCPTTIASIVVKPRVTYEEYYLNKK
- a CDS encoding c-type cytochrome → MFLALFTGCSQESNKKESANAESATNSSKTGNLQSIEVIENKNALAVKVEEKKHDKNQSKSYYYDYNIQSEYDLNSIPANEDASVRTKPRTAVDANIYVRSPYENVQVSMLVKQLSKEFIVKCSACHNDYANGVIGPSLLGKDSGYIFNKIAEFKKDSSKNVLMNGLISQMDDEEIRKLANEIYEFNKMINEMRK
- a CDS encoding c-type cytochrome, giving the protein MKNTIAAIATILVFGLMAWTFSKGGAYHGGEHAKGIGSFTDATVTTQVTPAEKSDEEKDAEQIKALKEKAGNIGNFKVSDEYKSKCAACHGANGSGEQDGRKLMGPKLYGQSADKIYKDLTDFKANRKENVIMRGLLINTSEEELRKFADEIGEFPSRAAQSNQ